CGTCGCGGCGGTTGCGCGCGACAATATGCTCGGCGTGCAGTTCCACCCGGAAAAGAGCCAGGGGTACGGGCTGGCCCTGCTCGAACGATTCCTCGACTGGAAACCGTCTTGACGACCATGGCGGAGCGGGCCCCTAGCGCAACTGGATACAGGATATGATCGTTTTCCCGGCCATCGACCTCAAGGGCGGCGAAGTCGTGCGCCTTGCCGAAGGCGACATGGACCGCGCCACCGTTTACGGCGACGACCCGGCAGCACAGGCGATGATCTTCGCGGACGCTGGTGCCGAGTACCTCCACGTGGTCGATCTCGACGGTTCCTTCGCGGGTCGGGCGGAAAACCGCGAGGCAGTCGAGGCGATTGTCGCGGCGTTTCCCGGGCATGTTCAGCTCGGCGGCGGCATCCGCGATGCGGCGGCGGTCGAGGGTTGGTTCGACCTTGGCATCAGTCGTGTGGTGATGGGCTCGGCAGCTTTGAAGGACCCCGAGTTCGTCAAGCAGATGGCGAAGGAATGGGAGAACGGCATCGTCGTCGCGGTCGACGCACGCGAGGGCATGGTCGCGACAGAGGGCTGGGCGGAAGTCTCCGATGTTCCGGTGGTCGACCTCGCCCGCCGGTTCGAGGATGCGGGTGTGGCCTCGCTGCTGTTCACCGATATCGGGCGCGACGGACTGTTGAAGGGGTGCAATATCGACGCCACCGTCGAGCTGGCGCGCACCGTCGATATCCCGGTGATCGCTTCGGGCGGCGTGAAGGGTCTCGACGATATTCGCATGCTGGCGGTCCACGTCGATGACGGGATCGAGGGCGTGATCACCGGCCGCGCGCTGTACGAAGGGCGGCTGGACCTCGCTGCGGCGATCCAGATGGCAGACCGCGCATGACAGTCCGTATCCGCGTCATCCCCTGTCTCGATGTGGCCGATGGCCGCGTGGTCAAGGGTGTCAATTTCGTCGATCTCAAGGACGCGGGCGATCCGGTAGAACAGGCGCAGGCCTATGACGCGGCGGGGGCGGACGAGCTGTGCTTTCTCGACATTTCCGCCAGCCACGAAGGGCGAGGGACGCTGCTCGACATGGTCCGGCGCACGGCGAAAGTCTGCTTCATGCCGCTGACCGTCGGGGGCGGGGTCCGCACGGTGGAGGATGCTCGCGAGCTGCTGCTCGCTGGGGCGGACAAGGTCGCGGTCAATTCCGCCGCCGTCTCGCGTCCCGAAGTCGTCGCCGATATCGCGGAGAAAATGGGCAGCCAGTGCATCGTCGCATCGGTGGATGCGCGGCGCGTGGGCGAAGGCAGATGGGAGATCTTCACCCATGGCGGCAGACGCGAAACCGGGATCGATGCGCTGGCACATGCCAGGCGGCTGGCGGACCTCGGCGCGGGCGAACTGCTCGTCACCAGCATGGACGGCGACGGGACAAAGGCGGGCTACGACCTCGAACTCACGCGCGCCATCGCCGACAGCGTCTCGGTCCCTGTCATTGCCAGCGGCGGGGTCGGCACGCTCGACCACCTCGTCGAAGGGGTGACCGAGGGCCACGCCAGCGCGGTCCTCGCGGCCAGCATCTTCCACTTCGGCCAGCACACGATCGCAGAGGCGCACGATGCCTTGCGCCGTGCAGGCTTGCCCGCGCGCGGCGTTTGATCGACAAGACGCGCATGGACACGCTCACCCGTCTCGAGAACACGATCGGCGAACGGCTCTCCGCCGATCCGGACACCAGCTATGTCGCACGGCTCAATGCCGGCGGCGTGGGCAAGATCGCGCAGAAGGTGGGGGAGGAAGCGACCGAGACGGTCATCGCCGCCCTGTCCGGCAGCGACGAGGAACTGGTCGGCGAAGCGGCCGACCTTCTGTTTCACCTCACCGTCCTGTTGCAGGCCAAGGGCATAGCGCTCTCGGCAGTGATGACCGAGCTCGACCGGCGCGAAGGCGTGTCCGGTCTGGATGAAAAGGCGAGCAGGAAGGATACGTAATGCCGATCGACCCGACGCGGCCCTATGACGACGACAACATCTTTGCGAGGATTTTGCGCGACGAGATACCGTCGAAACGGGTTTACGAGGACGAGTGGGCGATCGCCTTCCACGACATCAATCCGCAGGCCCGGCTGCACATCCTCGTGATCCCGCGCGGCAAGTACGTGAGCTGGGACGATTTCGCAGCCAAGGCGAACGATGAGGAAATCGGCGGTTTCATCCGCGCGGTCGCCAATGTTGCGCGCGAGCATGACCTGGTCCAGCCGGGCTATCGCCTGCTCGCCAATGTCGGCCACGACGGCGGGCAGGAGGTTCCGCACCTGCACGTCCACCTCTTCGGCGGGCAACGTCTGGGGCCGATGATCGCGCGCTAGGAACGATCCGGCGACAACTGCCTGTGTGTAAAAAACCCGTGCTTGCCGCTGGACTCGCCGCTCCGCTAAGGGCCTAGGCGGACCATGGCCAATCTTCCCAACCCCCCTGACGGCATCATCGACGGCGACCGACATCTTTACGCCGTGCGCGTCTATTACGAGGATACCGACCTTTCCGGCATCACCTACCACGCCAATTATCTGCGCTGGTTCGAGCGTGCCCGATCGGATCTGTTGCGACGGCTGGGTATCGATCAGAGGGCGGCAATCGAAGCCGGGCAGGGCGCTTATGCCGTCGCCGACCTGCAACTTGGCTACAAGAGCCCGGCGAAGCTCGACGATGACGTGATGATAGAAACGCGCTGCACCGAAATGGGTGCGGCAAGTTGCCGGATGGCGCAGCGTGCGACCCGCGGCGATACCCTGCTCGCCGAAGCGGACCTGCGGGTCGGTTTCGTCGCACCCAGCGGACGCCCCACGCGCCAGCCCGGCGAATGGCGCGCGGCCTTTACCGAATTCATGAATGCGGAAACCGAATGATGGATAATCTTCCCTATCTCGCCCTTGCTGCCGCTCCCGAGCGGATCGATCCGATGCAGCTGTTCCTCGATGCCGACCTGGTGGTGCAGGCGGTCATCATCGGCCTGGTGCTGGCAAGCATCTGGGTCTGGATGATCATCGTCTCCTTCTCGCTCAGGATCGGGCGGCTGCGCAGCCGTACGGTGCATTTCGAGGAAGACTTCTGGGACACCGAGGACTTCGACAATTTCGTGAAGGAAAAGCGGCGCAAGGACCTGCCTGCCGCGCGCGTCGCCAACGCGGGCATGGCCGAATGGCGCCGCTCGACCGCCAACAAGCCGGTCGATCGCGAGGGCACGCGCCAGCGGATCGCCTCGGCAATGGAAAGCCAGGTCGCGGCGGAAGCGGACGAACTTGCCGAACGGCTCAATTTCCTCGCCACCGTGGGCTCGGTCGCCCCGTTCGTGGGCCTGTTCGGCACGGTCTGGGGCATCATGAACAGCTTCTTCTCGATCGGTCTGCAGGAGTCGAGCTCGCTGGCCGTCGTCGCGCCCGGCATTTCCGAAGCGCTGTTCGCTACGGCGATCGGCCTGTTCGCGGCCATCCCGGCGGTGATCGCCTACAACCGGTTCAGTCACAAGGTGAACCGCCTCGAAGCACGTATGCAGCGCTTCGCCGACCGGCTCCATGCCAGCCTCAGCCGA
This Qipengyuania oceanensis DNA region includes the following protein-coding sequences:
- the hisA gene encoding 1-(5-phosphoribosyl)-5-[(5-phosphoribosylamino)methylideneamino]imidazole-4-carboxamide isomerase — its product is MIVFPAIDLKGGEVVRLAEGDMDRATVYGDDPAAQAMIFADAGAEYLHVVDLDGSFAGRAENREAVEAIVAAFPGHVQLGGGIRDAAAVEGWFDLGISRVVMGSAALKDPEFVKQMAKEWENGIVVAVDAREGMVATEGWAEVSDVPVVDLARRFEDAGVASLLFTDIGRDGLLKGCNIDATVELARTVDIPVIASGGVKGLDDIRMLAVHVDDGIEGVITGRALYEGRLDLAAAIQMADRA
- the hisF gene encoding imidazole glycerol phosphate synthase subunit HisF gives rise to the protein MTVRIRVIPCLDVADGRVVKGVNFVDLKDAGDPVEQAQAYDAAGADELCFLDISASHEGRGTLLDMVRRTAKVCFMPLTVGGGVRTVEDARELLLAGADKVAVNSAAVSRPEVVADIAEKMGSQCIVASVDARRVGEGRWEIFTHGGRRETGIDALAHARRLADLGAGELLVTSMDGDGTKAGYDLELTRAIADSVSVPVIASGGVGTLDHLVEGVTEGHASAVLAASIFHFGQHTIAEAHDALRRAGLPARGV
- a CDS encoding phosphoribosyl-ATP diphosphatase; this translates as MDTLTRLENTIGERLSADPDTSYVARLNAGGVGKIAQKVGEEATETVIAALSGSDEELVGEAADLLFHLTVLLQAKGIALSAVMTELDRREGVSGLDEKASRKDT
- a CDS encoding HIT domain-containing protein — protein: MPIDPTRPYDDDNIFARILRDEIPSKRVYEDEWAIAFHDINPQARLHILVIPRGKYVSWDDFAAKANDEEIGGFIRAVANVAREHDLVQPGYRLLANVGHDGGQEVPHLHVHLFGGQRLGPMIAR
- a CDS encoding YbgC/FadM family acyl-CoA thioesterase, encoding MANLPNPPDGIIDGDRHLYAVRVYYEDTDLSGITYHANYLRWFERARSDLLRRLGIDQRAAIEAGQGAYAVADLQLGYKSPAKLDDDVMIETRCTEMGAASCRMAQRATRGDTLLAEADLRVGFVAPSGRPTRQPGEWRAAFTEFMNAETE
- the tolQ gene encoding protein TolQ, which gives rise to MDNLPYLALAAAPERIDPMQLFLDADLVVQAVIIGLVLASIWVWMIIVSFSLRIGRLRSRTVHFEEDFWDTEDFDNFVKEKRRKDLPAARVANAGMAEWRRSTANKPVDREGTRQRIASAMESQVAAEADELAERLNFLATVGSVAPFVGLFGTVWGIMNSFFSIGLQESSSLAVVAPGISEALFATAIGLFAAIPAVIAYNRFSHKVNRLEARMQRFADRLHASLSRQLEVAG